The Lactuca sativa cultivar Salinas chromosome 2, Lsat_Salinas_v11, whole genome shotgun sequence genome includes a window with the following:
- the LOC128132160 gene encoding 30S ribosomal protein S7, chloroplastic, giving the protein MSRRGTAEEKTAKSDPIYRNRLVNMLVNRILKHGKKSLAYQIIYRAVKKIQQKTETNPLSVLRQAIHGVTPGIAVKARRVGGSTQQVPIEIGSTQGKALAIRWLLAASRKRPGRNMAFKLSSELVDAAKGSGDAIRKREETHKMAESNRAFAHFR; this is encoded by the coding sequence ATGTCACGTCGAGGTACTGCAGAAGAAAAAACTGCAAAATCCGATCCAATTTATCGTAATCGATTAGTTAACATGTTGGTTAACCGTATTCTGAAACACGGAAAAAAATCATTGGCTTATCAAATTATCTATCGAGCCGTGAAAAAGATTCAACAAAAGACAGAAACAAATCCACTATCTGTTTTACGTCAAGCAATACATGGAGTAACTCCGGGTATAGCAGTAAAAGCAAGACGTGTAGGTGGATCGACTCAGCAAGTTCCCATTGAAATAGGATCCACACAAGGAAAAGCACTTGCCATTCGTTGGTTATTAGCGGCATCCCGAAAACGTCCGGGTCGAAATATGGCTTTCAAATTAAGTTCCGAATTAGTGGATGCTGCCAAAGGGAGTGGCGATGCCATACGCAAAAGGGAAGAGACTCATAAAATGGCAGAGTCAAATAGAGCTTTTGCACATTTTCGTTAA